One stretch of Streptomyces agglomeratus DNA includes these proteins:
- a CDS encoding C40 family peptidase, translated as MPALASHRKPRTRVTRVRTTAPALGITTAAIASVGLLAQSAGAAPAAPTAPQPTVEEVQKKVDALYRQAGTATQQYNLAKEATDQQRKSVDGLLDAVADRTGKLNEARRKLGNYAAAQYRSGAVTPTAALLLADSPQAYFDQNRLMDRMTERQRMDVTDFEKQQTEAAKKRAEATRSLESLTESQATLKSSKQDVQRKLAEARDLLSRLSAREKARLAELEKKREAEARRKAEAKAKAEAEAEARAEAEAERRREQAQADESGTEAGTGTGSGADTGTTPGTGTGTGTGTGTGTGTGTDAYAAKAEKVLAFARAQIGKPYVWGAAGPSSFDCSGLTQGAWKAAGVDLPRTTWDQVNVGTRVATDNLKPGDLVFFYDDISHVGIYIGGGKMIHAPKPGAYVREESIYYMPIYGSVRPA; from the coding sequence ATGCCGGCCTTGGCGTCGCATCGCAAGCCGCGTACCCGGGTGACCCGAGTACGCACGACCGCACCCGCACTGGGTATCACCACGGCCGCAATCGCCTCGGTCGGTCTGCTCGCCCAGTCAGCGGGGGCGGCACCCGCCGCGCCGACGGCTCCCCAGCCGACCGTCGAAGAGGTGCAGAAGAAGGTCGACGCCCTCTACCGGCAGGCCGGCACGGCCACACAGCAGTACAACCTGGCCAAAGAGGCCACGGACCAGCAGCGCAAATCCGTCGACGGCCTGCTCGACGCCGTGGCCGATCGCACCGGGAAGCTGAACGAGGCGCGGCGCAAGCTCGGCAACTACGCGGCGGCGCAGTACCGCTCGGGGGCGGTCACCCCGACCGCCGCGCTGCTCCTCGCGGACAGCCCGCAGGCGTACTTCGACCAGAACCGGCTGATGGACCGGATGACGGAACGCCAGCGGATGGACGTCACCGACTTCGAGAAGCAGCAGACGGAGGCGGCGAAGAAGCGCGCCGAGGCGACGCGGAGCCTGGAGAGCCTCACGGAGTCGCAGGCCACGCTCAAGTCCTCGAAGCAGGACGTGCAGCGCAAGCTCGCGGAGGCCCGCGATCTGCTGTCGCGGCTGAGCGCGCGAGAGAAGGCGCGGCTCGCGGAGCTGGAGAAGAAGCGCGAGGCGGAGGCGCGGCGCAAGGCCGAGGCGAAGGCGAAGGCGGAAGCCGAGGCCGAGGCCAGGGCGGAGGCGGAGGCGGAGCGCCGGCGGGAGCAGGCACAGGCGGACGAGAGCGGAACGGAGGCGGGTACGGGTACGGGCAGCGGCGCGGACACCGGCACGACTCCCGGAACCGGCACGGGCACGGGCACCGGAACTGGCACCGGCACCGGAACGGGCACCGATGCCTACGCCGCCAAGGCCGAGAAGGTCCTCGCCTTCGCCCGCGCCCAGATCGGCAAGCCGTACGTCTGGGGCGCGGCGGGCCCCAGCTCGTTCGACTGCTCCGGGCTGACCCAGGGCGCCTGGAAGGCGGCCGGTGTCGATCTTCCGCGTACCACCTGGGACCAGGTGAACGTCGGCACCCGCGTCGCGACCGACAACCTCAAGCCGGGTGACCTCGTCTTCTTCTACGACGACATCAGCCACGTCGGCATCTACATCGGCGGCGGCAAGATGATTCACGCTCCGAAGCCCGGCGCGTACGTCCGCGAGGAGTCGATCTACTACATGCCGATCTACGGCAGCGTCCGCCCCGCGTAG
- a CDS encoding C40 family peptidase, with amino-acid sequence MATHRKPKQRTLTGSTARTALTFALAGAASTTAFDGVGHAEPALTPAQVKAKVDQLYHDAEVATEKYNGVKEKADRSGEALDELRDEAARRTERLNTTRDALGSLATAQYRTGAVDPAVQLALTSDPDEYLERAAIADRAGDRQAAAVTGVRQQLGEIAQLKAEADDRLAELTAQQKDLRRHRSKIQDKIGAAENLLSRLTAEQRAQYARQDGHGASPAAASRADRTDRTDRTDGISGSDRTGGRTGPAQTAPNSRAGQAVSFAYGAIGKPYVWGATGPSAFDCSGLTQAAWRAAGVSLPRTTYTQINAGRRVSRSELAPGDLVFFYSGISHVGLYIGDGRMIHAPRPGAPVRVAPIDEMPFTGATRPA; translated from the coding sequence GTGGCCACGCACCGAAAGCCCAAGCAGCGCACGCTCACCGGCAGCACCGCACGCACCGCCCTCACGTTCGCGCTGGCCGGGGCGGCGAGCACCACGGCGTTCGACGGCGTCGGGCACGCGGAACCCGCCCTCACCCCCGCTCAGGTGAAGGCGAAGGTCGATCAGCTCTACCACGACGCCGAGGTCGCCACCGAGAAGTACAACGGTGTGAAGGAGAAGGCGGACAGGTCCGGCGAAGCACTGGACGAGCTGCGCGACGAGGCCGCCCGCAGGACCGAGCGCCTCAACACCACGCGCGACGCGCTCGGTTCCCTCGCCACCGCGCAGTACCGCACCGGCGCCGTCGACCCGGCCGTGCAGCTCGCGCTGACGTCCGACCCGGACGAGTACCTGGAACGTGCGGCGATCGCCGACCGTGCGGGCGACCGGCAGGCCGCGGCCGTCACCGGGGTCCGGCAGCAGCTGGGCGAGATCGCACAGCTGAAGGCGGAGGCGGACGACCGGCTGGCCGAACTCACCGCGCAGCAGAAGGACTTACGGAGACACAGATCGAAGATCCAGGACAAGATCGGCGCCGCCGAGAACCTGCTGTCCCGGCTCACGGCCGAGCAGCGGGCGCAGTACGCACGGCAGGACGGCCACGGCGCATCGCCCGCCGCCGCTTCCCGTGCCGACCGGACCGACCGTACCGACCGGACCGACGGAATCTCCGGGAGCGACCGGACTGGCGGACGCACCGGTCCGGCGCAGACGGCGCCCAACTCGCGCGCCGGGCAGGCGGTCTCCTTCGCGTACGGAGCGATCGGCAAACCGTACGTCTGGGGCGCCACGGGGCCGTCCGCCTTCGACTGCTCGGGCCTGACGCAGGCGGCCTGGAGGGCGGCGGGCGTCTCGCTGCCCCGTACGACGTACACGCAGATCAACGCCGGCCGGCGCGTCTCACGCTCGGAGCTGGCCCCCGGAGACCTGGTCTTCTTCTACTCCGGCATCAGCCACGTGGGCCTCTACATCGGCGACGGCCGGATGATCCACGCGCCGCGTCCCGGCGCCCCGGTCCGTGTGGCGCCGATCGACGAGATGCCGTTCACGGGAGCGACGAGGCCGGCCTAG
- a CDS encoding NADAR family protein translates to MPSDRRIPLPRSVGEAITAEQTAGDRHRPRYLYFWGHRPTRGAAAGPGCLSQWWPVEFTEDGHTYRSAEHYMMAHKAWLFDDPKSAAAILRAEHPAEAKALGRRISDFDERTWREHRYGIVVRAGIAKFGQHEALLQYLLATRDRVLVEASPLDRIWGIGLAADDARAASPTTWRGLNLLGFALMDARDALTDAGAGTS, encoded by the coding sequence ATGCCCAGCGATCGTCGTATCCCCCTCCCCAGGTCCGTCGGGGAGGCCATCACCGCGGAACAGACCGCCGGTGACCGGCACCGCCCGCGCTACCTCTACTTCTGGGGCCACCGGCCCACCCGCGGCGCCGCCGCCGGGCCCGGCTGCCTCAGCCAGTGGTGGCCCGTGGAATTCACCGAGGACGGGCACACGTACCGCTCCGCCGAGCACTACATGATGGCCCACAAGGCATGGCTCTTCGACGACCCGAAGTCCGCCGCCGCGATCCTCCGTGCCGAACACCCCGCCGAGGCGAAGGCCCTCGGCCGCCGGATCTCCGACTTCGACGAGCGGACCTGGCGCGAGCACCGCTACGGCATCGTCGTACGCGCCGGCATCGCCAAGTTCGGTCAGCACGAGGCCCTTCTCCAGTACCTCCTCGCCACCCGGGACCGCGTCCTCGTCGAAGCCAGTCCACTCGACCGGATCTGGGGCATCGGTCTCGCGGCCGACGACGCGCGCGCCGCGTCCCCCACCACCTGGCGCGGCCTCAACCTGCTCGGCTTCGCCCTCATGGACGCCCGCGACGCGCTGACCGACGCGGGCGCGGGTACGTCGTGA
- a CDS encoding LuxR C-terminal-related transcriptional regulator, with product MTETEGTQERPGRHVRVVLVDDHRMFRTGVQAEIGQTATTGVEVVGEAADVDQAVTVITATRPEVVLLDVHLPGGGGVEVLRRCAPLMGAVENPVRFLALSVSDAAEDVIGVIRGGARGYVTKTITGTDLVDSVFRVQDGDAVFSPRLAGFVLDAFASTDAPPMDEDLDRLTQREREVLRLIARGYAYKEIAKQLFISVKTVESHVSAVLRKLQLSNRHELTRWATARRLV from the coding sequence ATGACCGAGACCGAGGGAACCCAGGAGAGGCCCGGCCGGCACGTGCGGGTGGTGCTGGTGGACGACCACCGCATGTTCCGTACGGGAGTGCAGGCGGAGATCGGGCAGACCGCGACGACCGGCGTCGAGGTGGTGGGCGAGGCCGCGGACGTCGACCAGGCGGTCACGGTCATCACGGCGACCCGCCCGGAGGTCGTCCTGCTCGACGTCCACCTGCCCGGCGGGGGCGGCGTGGAGGTCCTGCGCCGGTGCGCGCCGCTGATGGGGGCGGTGGAGAACCCGGTGCGTTTCCTGGCGCTCTCGGTGTCGGACGCGGCGGAGGACGTGATCGGCGTGATCCGGGGCGGTGCGCGCGGGTACGTGACGAAGACGATCACGGGCACCGATCTGGTCGACTCCGTCTTCCGCGTGCAGGACGGCGACGCCGTCTTCTCGCCCCGGCTCGCGGGCTTCGTGCTGGACGCGTTCGCGTCGACGGACGCTCCGCCGATGGACGAGGACCTGGACCGGCTCACGCAGCGGGAGCGCGAGGTGCTGCGGCTGATCGCACGGGGTTACGCGTACAAGGAGATCGCGAAGCAGCTCTTCATCTCGGTGAAGACGGTCGAGTCGCATGTGTCGGCCGTACTGCGCAAGCTCCAGCTCTCGAACCGGCACGAGCTGACGCGATGGGCCACGGCGCGCCGCCTGGTCTGA
- a CDS encoding PspC domain-containing protein has translation MPVATPRRAASSRAPEPEETQPRKLYRSAEGRMLGGVARGLAGHLGLPVVWVRIVFFVLFLSDGLGALLYAVFWFVVPLGVGGVDAPRSAFETTPDGRRKLRKPDKGQVFALIALLVGAVTFVTHVEVGGQAGRYVWPALLIGLGVVLVWRQADNARRAHWTETPRRRRMLQLARGLAGVALVGMGLTAFLVVRGSAAQLGNVLTAALAVVAGIALLAGPWLVRMTQDLSEERLMRIRAQERAEVAAHVHDSVLHTLTLIQRNAEDPGEVRRLARAQERELRNWLYKPEGTGKDESEEPDTLAEAVKRAAAEVEDKHGVPLEVVVVGDCPLDDKLAAQMQAAREAMVNAAKYGGEGGAVQVYAEVEGRTVFVSVRDRGPGFDLDAVPGDRMGVRESIIGRMQRNGGTARLRSAPDGGTEVELEMERAADG, from the coding sequence ATGCCAGTCGCCACGCCCCGCCGAGCCGCGAGCTCCCGCGCACCCGAACCGGAGGAGACGCAGCCGCGCAAGCTCTACCGCAGCGCCGAAGGGCGCATGCTCGGTGGTGTCGCGCGCGGGCTCGCGGGGCACCTGGGACTGCCCGTCGTCTGGGTGCGGATCGTGTTCTTCGTGCTCTTCCTCTCGGACGGGCTCGGCGCGCTGCTGTACGCCGTCTTCTGGTTCGTGGTGCCGCTCGGCGTCGGCGGTGTGGACGCGCCCCGCTCGGCGTTCGAGACCACGCCCGACGGACGGCGCAAACTGCGCAAGCCCGACAAGGGCCAGGTCTTCGCGCTCATCGCGCTGCTCGTCGGCGCCGTCACCTTCGTCACCCATGTCGAAGTCGGCGGTCAGGCCGGACGCTACGTCTGGCCCGCCCTGCTGATCGGCCTCGGCGTCGTCCTCGTATGGCGCCAGGCCGACAACGCGCGCCGCGCCCACTGGACGGAGACCCCCCGCCGCCGCCGGATGCTGCAACTCGCGCGCGGCCTGGCGGGCGTGGCGCTGGTCGGCATGGGGCTCACCGCGTTCCTGGTGGTACGGGGGTCCGCCGCACAGCTCGGCAACGTACTGACGGCGGCGCTCGCGGTCGTGGCCGGCATAGCCCTGCTGGCCGGGCCCTGGCTGGTCCGTATGACGCAGGACCTGTCGGAGGAGCGCCTGATGCGCATCCGGGCCCAGGAGCGCGCCGAGGTCGCCGCGCATGTGCACGACTCGGTACTGCACACCCTGACGCTGATCCAGCGGAACGCGGAGGACCCGGGCGAGGTGCGGCGCCTGGCGCGGGCGCAGGAGCGGGAACTGCGCAACTGGCTCTACAAACCGGAGGGCACCGGCAAGGACGAGTCCGAGGAGCCCGACACCCTGGCCGAGGCGGTCAAGCGGGCGGCGGCCGAGGTCGAGGACAAGCACGGCGTACCGCTGGAGGTCGTGGTCGTCGGCGACTGCCCGCTCGACGACAAACTGGCCGCACAGATGCAGGCAGCGCGCGAGGCGATGGTGAACGCCGCCAAGTACGGTGGCGAGGGCGGGGCGGTGCAGGTCTACGCGGAGGTCGAGGGCCGGACGGTCTTCGTGTCCGTACGGGACCGGGGGCCGGGGTTCGATCTCGACGCGGTACCGGGCGACCGTATGGGCGTACGAGAATCGATCATCGGCCGTATGCAGCGCAACGGCGGCACGGCGAGGCTGCGTTCCGCGCCCGACGGGGGCACGGAAGTCGAGCTTGAGATGGAGAGGGCGGCGGACGGATGA
- a CDS encoding PspC domain-containing protein, whose amino-acid sequence MTQPYDAAAPPAAEDPQPPLRRSRRQKVVGGVCGGLGRHYDLDPVIFRIGLGVLAVTGGLGLIFYGFAWLFIPLDGEEENEARRLLTGRVDGATLIAVLFALAGCGLFLSMLNNGTVLGFAVLLSVALTGATYWSQRRRLVDPETGPADPVTAQVAAVAPPETQAPPGPGAPSWWRDPIIKDGTTGPVGTGYLWGPEDTVVTKAPGRTTGPAPATGLPPRQRPGQASRGPRGIGGRVFLLAVLAAGLGTGLTWDAQPLGTSLQIGLSCALAVFGLGIAFSAFLGRTGVGTILLTVVTAVMLAGASALPKEISTDWMRTTWKPASASDVRPSYELGSGVGTLDLSGVRVPAGSSVATRGEVGAGQLRVVVPRDATVEVHITVGVGDIQLPGQKRQDFDVRTDQDRSYTLKPVNPPASPAPPAPSAPQAPTAPSDNATDQPDQPAPSQPSPPSQPAQPTDPSQSADATKPAGTKPAGTLQLRLEVGVGQVEVTRAAK is encoded by the coding sequence ATGACTCAGCCGTACGACGCCGCCGCTCCCCCGGCCGCCGAAGACCCGCAGCCACCGCTGCGCCGCAGCAGGCGGCAGAAGGTGGTGGGCGGCGTCTGCGGCGGGCTCGGCCGGCACTACGACCTCGACCCGGTGATCTTCCGGATCGGCCTCGGCGTACTGGCTGTCACCGGCGGTCTCGGCCTGATCTTCTACGGCTTCGCCTGGCTGTTCATCCCCCTGGACGGCGAGGAGGAGAACGAGGCCCGCCGGCTGCTGACGGGGCGGGTCGACGGCGCCACCCTCATCGCCGTGCTTTTCGCCCTGGCCGGCTGCGGCCTCTTCCTCTCCATGCTGAACAACGGCACCGTGCTCGGCTTCGCCGTCCTGCTCTCGGTCGCCCTCACCGGCGCCACCTACTGGTCCCAGCGCCGCCGCCTGGTCGACCCCGAAACAGGTCCGGCCGACCCGGTGACCGCGCAGGTGGCCGCCGTCGCGCCGCCCGAGACCCAGGCACCGCCCGGCCCCGGCGCGCCCTCCTGGTGGCGGGACCCGATCATCAAGGACGGTACGACGGGCCCGGTCGGCACGGGCTACCTGTGGGGCCCCGAGGACACGGTCGTGACCAAGGCCCCCGGCCGCACCACGGGCCCGGCGCCCGCCACCGGCCTTCCACCGCGGCAGCGGCCCGGCCAGGCGTCGCGCGGGCCGCGCGGCATCGGCGGACGGGTGTTCCTGCTGGCCGTACTCGCGGCCGGGCTCGGCACGGGCCTGACGTGGGACGCCCAGCCGCTCGGTACGAGCCTCCAGATCGGCCTGTCCTGTGCACTGGCCGTCTTCGGGCTCGGCATCGCCTTCAGCGCGTTCCTCGGGCGTACGGGCGTCGGCACGATCCTGCTCACCGTGGTCACGGCGGTGATGCTGGCGGGCGCCTCCGCGCTGCCGAAGGAGATCTCCACGGACTGGATGCGTACGACCTGGAAGCCCGCCTCCGCCTCGGACGTGCGCCCCTCGTACGAACTCGGCTCGGGCGTGGGCACGCTGGACCTCAGCGGCGTACGCGTCCCGGCGGGCTCGTCGGTGGCCACCCGGGGCGAGGTGGGTGCGGGGCAGCTCAGGGTCGTCGTACCGAGGGACGCGACGGTGGAGGTCCACATCACGGTGGGTGTCGGTGACATCCAGCTGCCGGGGCAGAAGCGGCAGGACTTCGACGTCCGGACGGACCAGGACCGGAGTTACACGCTGAAGCCGGTGAACCCGCCGGCCTCACCGGCCCCGCCGGCCCCGTCGGCCCCACAAGCCCCAACAGCCCCGTCGGACAACGCAACAGACCAGCCGGACCAGCCGGCCCCGTCACAGCCGTCACCGCCGTCACAGCCGGCGCAGCCGACGGACCCGTCACAGTCGGCGGACGCCACGAAGCCGGCCGGCACCAAGCCCGCCGGGACCCTTCAGCTGCGTCTCGAAGTCGGCGTCGGACAAGTGGAGGTAACCCGTGCCGCGAAGTGA
- a CDS encoding DoxX family protein: MGDDPYGRGVRATARRYALLPLRIFLGVTFIYAGLDKLTDSQFMSASGTGSIGEMMRGVRDTSAIPALVDLALKNPVGFGYAIGIGELAVGIGTLLGVLARLAALGGALISLSLWLTVSWASDPYYYGNDLIYLMAWLPLVLAGAAYFSVDAALAARRRRTL; the protein is encoded by the coding sequence ATGGGTGACGATCCGTACGGGCGCGGTGTGCGGGCCACGGCGCGCCGTTACGCGCTGCTGCCCCTGCGGATCTTCCTGGGCGTCACCTTCATCTACGCCGGCCTCGACAAGCTCACGGACAGTCAGTTCATGTCGGCGAGCGGCACCGGTTCGATCGGCGAGATGATGCGCGGCGTGCGCGACACGTCGGCGATCCCCGCCCTCGTCGATCTCGCGCTCAAGAACCCGGTGGGCTTCGGATACGCCATCGGGATCGGCGAACTCGCCGTCGGCATCGGCACGCTCCTCGGAGTCCTGGCCCGCCTGGCCGCGCTCGGCGGGGCGCTGATCTCGCTGAGCCTGTGGCTGACCGTGAGCTGGGCGTCCGATCCGTACTACTACGGCAACGACCTGATCTACCTCATGGCCTGGCTGCCGCTGGTGCTCGCCGGAGCCGCGTACTTCTCGGTCGACGCCGCCCTCGCGGCGCGCCGGCGGCGCACGCTGTAG
- a CDS encoding class II aldolase/adducin family protein produces MTSETPAPVPAPVPVEQLHFAMPPTHATAAEERQYRKERLAAALRLFGQYGYEEGVSGHITARDPQYADCFWVNPFGLSFADMTVSDLILVNGEGQVVEGRSHVNQAAFLVHAQVHRARPDVVAVAHTHSVHGRALSALGELLDPITQEACAFYEDHALYDAYTGVSVDEEEGRWIAGALGPHKAVILRNHGLLTVGDSVDAAAWWFIAMERCCQVQLAAKAAGRPVPIDHKDAVATRDQLGGDLVAWINHQPLWRRISRAEPELFA; encoded by the coding sequence ATGACGTCCGAGACACCCGCGCCCGTCCCGGCGCCCGTACCCGTCGAGCAGCTGCACTTCGCGATGCCGCCCACCCACGCGACCGCCGCCGAAGAGCGCCAGTACCGGAAGGAACGGCTGGCCGCCGCCCTCAGGCTGTTCGGGCAGTACGGGTACGAGGAAGGCGTCTCGGGGCACATCACGGCACGCGACCCGCAGTACGCCGACTGCTTCTGGGTGAACCCCTTCGGACTGTCCTTCGCCGACATGACCGTGAGCGATCTGATCCTCGTCAACGGCGAGGGCCAGGTCGTCGAGGGCCGAAGCCACGTCAACCAGGCGGCGTTTCTCGTCCACGCGCAGGTGCACCGGGCCAGGCCGGACGTCGTGGCCGTCGCCCACACGCACTCCGTCCACGGCCGCGCGCTGTCCGCGCTGGGCGAGCTGCTCGATCCGATCACCCAGGAGGCGTGCGCCTTTTACGAGGACCACGCCCTGTACGACGCGTACACCGGCGTCAGTGTCGACGAGGAGGAAGGACGGTGGATCGCCGGCGCGCTCGGACCGCACAAGGCCGTCATCCTGCGCAATCACGGGCTGCTGACCGTCGGGGACTCGGTGGACGCGGCGGCCTGGTGGTTCATCGCGATGGAACGCTGCTGCCAGGTCCAGCTCGCCGCGAAGGCGGCCGGCCGGCCCGTGCCGATCGACCACAAGGACGCCGTCGCCACCCGGGACCAGCTGGGCGGCGACCTCGTCGCGTGGATCAACCACCAGCCGCTGTGGCGCCGCATCAGCAGGGCGGAACCGGAGCTGTTCGCGTAG
- a CDS encoding Uma2 family endonuclease has translation MTAEPLPTEISWPVPPQDGYTVDDLLTLPDLPPHTELIDGSLVFVSPQRSFHSLAMDLLVPGLRTTVPRDLRVRREMTVVVDKRQGPEPDVSVIRAAAVTDSQETHYRAEDVLLAVEVVSPDSEKRDRERKPQIYAQGGIAHFWRVERGDDGRPVVYVYELDPATKAYGLVGIHHDRLKLSVPFSVDIDLSAIDEL, from the coding sequence ATGACCGCTGAGCCGCTGCCCACCGAGATCTCGTGGCCGGTGCCGCCGCAGGACGGCTACACCGTGGACGACCTGTTGACGCTGCCCGACCTCCCGCCGCACACCGAGCTGATCGACGGGAGCCTGGTTTTCGTGAGCCCGCAGAGGAGTTTCCACTCTCTGGCGATGGACCTGTTGGTCCCAGGCCTGCGCACGACAGTGCCCAGGGATCTTCGGGTGCGGCGGGAGATGACCGTCGTCGTCGACAAGAGGCAGGGCCCCGAGCCGGATGTGTCGGTGATCCGCGCCGCAGCGGTGACCGACTCGCAGGAGACGCACTACCGGGCCGAGGACGTGCTCCTCGCGGTGGAGGTGGTCTCACCCGACTCGGAGAAGCGGGACCGTGAGCGTAAGCCGCAGATCTACGCCCAGGGAGGCATCGCCCACTTCTGGCGAGTGGAACGCGGCGACGACGGCCGTCCGGTCGTGTACGTCTACGAACTCGACCCCGCCACCAAGGCGTACGGCCTTGTCGGCATCCACCACGACCGGCTCAAGCTGTCGGTTCCCTTCTCCGTGGACATCGACCTGTCCGCGATCGACGAGCTGTAG
- the guaA gene encoding glutamine-hydrolyzing GMP synthase, which yields MTVPTPFTAGRPPRASSAPAAPDAVLVVDFGAQYAQLIARRVREARVYSEIVPSTMPVAEMLAKNPKAIILSGGPSSVYAEGAPTLDREIFEAGVPVFGMCYGFQLMATTLGGAVDDNGAREYGRTPLSVSKAGSTLFEGTPTEQSVWMSHGDACSAAPEGFTVTASTDVVPVAAFENDEKKLYGVQYHPEVMHSTHGQQVLEHFLYRGAGIEPDWTTHNVVEEQIASIQAQVGTKRAICGLSGGVDSAVAAALVQKAIGDQLTCVYVDHGLMRKGETEQVEKDFVAATGVQLKVVDAQERFLNALAGVSDPEEKRKIIGREFIRVFEQAQAEIVAEAGAEGEDVAFLVQGTLYPDVVESGGGTGTANIKSHHNVGGLPDDIEFELVEPLRQLFKDEVRMVGQELGLPEEIVQRQPFPGPGLGIRIVGEVTKERLDLLRDADAIAREELTAAGLDRDIWQCPVVLLADVRSVGVQGDGRTYGHPIVLRPVSSEDAMTADWTRMPYDVLAKISTRITNEVADVNRVVLDVTSKPPGTIEWE from the coding sequence TTGACAGTCCCGACACCCTTCACCGCCGGAAGGCCGCCCCGTGCCAGCAGTGCCCCCGCCGCCCCCGACGCCGTCCTCGTTGTCGACTTCGGCGCGCAGTACGCCCAGCTCATCGCCCGCCGTGTCCGTGAGGCCCGCGTCTACAGCGAGATCGTCCCCAGCACCATGCCGGTGGCGGAGATGCTGGCCAAGAACCCGAAGGCGATCATCCTCTCCGGCGGCCCGTCCTCCGTGTACGCCGAGGGCGCCCCGACGCTCGACCGCGAGATCTTCGAGGCCGGAGTTCCGGTCTTCGGCATGTGCTACGGCTTCCAGCTGATGGCCACGACGCTCGGCGGCGCCGTCGACGACAACGGCGCGCGCGAGTACGGACGTACTCCGCTCTCCGTCTCCAAGGCCGGCTCCACGCTCTTCGAGGGCACCCCCACCGAGCAGTCGGTCTGGATGTCGCACGGCGACGCCTGTTCCGCCGCGCCCGAGGGCTTCACCGTCACCGCGTCCACGGACGTCGTGCCGGTCGCCGCCTTCGAGAACGACGAGAAGAAGCTGTACGGCGTGCAGTACCACCCCGAGGTGATGCACTCCACGCACGGCCAGCAGGTCCTGGAGCACTTCCTCTACCGGGGCGCGGGCATCGAGCCCGACTGGACCACGCACAACGTCGTCGAGGAGCAGATCGCCTCCATCCAGGCGCAGGTCGGCACCAAGCGCGCCATCTGCGGCCTGTCCGGCGGCGTGGACTCCGCCGTCGCCGCCGCGCTCGTGCAGAAGGCCATCGGCGACCAGCTGACCTGCGTGTACGTCGACCACGGTCTGATGCGCAAGGGCGAGACCGAGCAGGTCGAGAAGGACTTCGTCGCGGCCACCGGCGTCCAGCTGAAGGTCGTCGACGCGCAGGAGCGCTTCCTGAACGCGCTCGCCGGGGTCTCCGACCCCGAGGAGAAGCGGAAGATCATCGGCCGCGAGTTCATCCGCGTCTTCGAGCAGGCCCAGGCGGAGATCGTCGCCGAGGCCGGCGCCGAGGGCGAGGACGTCGCGTTCCTCGTGCAGGGCACGCTCTACCCGGACGTGGTCGAGTCCGGCGGCGGCACCGGCACCGCCAACATCAAGTCCCACCACAACGTGGGCGGCCTGCCCGACGACATCGAGTTCGAGCTCGTCGAGCCGCTGCGCCAGCTGTTCAAGGACGAGGTCCGGATGGTCGGCCAGGAGCTCGGCCTCCCCGAGGAGATCGTCCAGCGCCAGCCGTTCCCCGGCCCCGGCCTCGGTATCCGCATCGTCGGCGAGGTCACCAAGGAGCGCCTCGACCTGCTGCGCGACGCCGACGCGATCGCCCGCGAGGAGCTGACGGCGGCCGGTCTCGACCGCGACATCTGGCAGTGTCCCGTCGTGCTGCTGGCGGACGTACGGTCCGTGGGCGTCCAGGGTGACGGCCGGACGTACGGTCACCCGATCGTCCTGCGCCCCGTCTCGTCCGAGGACGCGATGACGGCGGACTGGACGCGGATGCCGTACGACGTACTGGCGAAGATCTCCACCCGCATCACCAACGAGGTGGCGGACGTGAACCGCGTGGTGCTCGACGTGACGAGCAAGCCGCCGGGCACGATCGAGTGGGAGTGA
- a CDS encoding chorismate mutase codes for MSTPTATATATATAAKTSATEKTGARTDQAADLIGNARERIDSLDDRIIGLIQERMAVSAVIQEARMTSGGRRVNLSREMEILGHYRDALGKPGTALAMTMLELCRGRI; via the coding sequence ATGAGCACCCCCACCGCCACCGCCACCGCCACCGCCACGGCTGCGAAGACGAGCGCGACCGAGAAGACCGGTGCCCGCACCGACCAGGCCGCGGACCTGATCGGCAATGCCCGGGAGCGCATCGACTCGCTCGACGACAGGATCATCGGCCTGATCCAGGAACGCATGGCCGTCTCGGCCGTCATCCAGGAGGCCCGCATGACCTCGGGCGGGCGCCGCGTGAACCTGTCGCGCGAGATGGAGATCCTGGGCCACTACAGGGACGCCCTCGGAAAGCCCGGCACGGCGCTCGCGATGACGATGCTGGAGCTGTGCCGGGGCCGCATCTGA